TGAGGAGCATATGAAGAAACATACATCATAAACCCTAACGTTGAAAAGAGGAAAAGGACAACCAAATATCTGCTCGTGGTTGTATCATAGCCTGCTGAGAACCAATCATCAGCAGGATGAGCAAGCATGGCTACTCAAGCACACTGAATGTACAACTTTGGTTGAAATTATTATCGGCATCTCATATGGTTTAGAATACCGAGGTGTGCTTCACCTATCGTTGGTATCACACTAACTAAACACTGCAAATTGCATGCTGTATATGAGTCAATGCTAGAGGTGCTGTGGATCCATTATCAACAGGAACCAAGAAAACTTGCATGACCAAATACCCTGTTCGTGTTTTTAATCACACTGGCCTGTTAGATGCACCACATGGACAGTTCAGCGACGAATTATGTAGAATACCAAAGTTTCACTCACTTTCTTTCCAAAAAAATACAAAATTAGGATATTTAGGGGCTTGGAAACTGACCTGAAATTCATATGAACCCTCAGCCTTGAGCTCatcaagataacccaaatgaagttTTGCATCATGATTTCTTTTAGCGTTAAGGCAGTTCTCAGGGGACGAGGCTTTTCTGCACCAAGACATCAGGTTGGCTCAACGTAAGTATCGATACAAGTATACAGAGAATTCAAAGCAGCAGCACGAGACTTACAAGTTCGTTCTGCATCTAAGAATCGGCGGTTCGCACATTCTTCAATTAAGGGGCGATGAGGAATCACTGCTGTATTCGGCTTACACCTGTTTAACAAAGATTACAACAAGAAGGTTACATTAGtcaaagaaaaaagagagagaattaAACTTCTCGTGGTTTGGGCATCTCAACAAAAACCAAAAGGTCGCCTTAGTACGTCAAGGACCATAAACATTCTGGACAGTAAACCCTAGGAATGTCGTAATCTCGGCTATCCTGTTCGAGACCAGTAATTCAAGAAACCAGAGCGAAGCTTTCTTGGTTTTGAAATCAAAGCCATATGCTCTATCATTATGTTGATTCGACATGAAATGACATTCGCCCTTTCCGATCGTACAAGCACAGAGGAGAAAAAGAAGATCGGAAGTTTTGATTCAGTACTGATGAACAAGAAAGCAGCTTTCTCATGTACTCGGCTTTCGAGAGAAACGGGGAGGCGAGGGGTACAAAGGATGAACCCGATGAAGAGAACTGTTCGATCGATCGACACTGTGAGGCTTTAAGCATGGAAACAGAGGGAAAGGAGGAAGCAATCGATATGGGAGCTGCGGTTCGTCAAAGATGAGAGCGAGAGGGCGGAAAGCTTACCTGGAGAATAGCTGATTTGGGTCTCTCGAGTGGAGAGACCGGACGAGGAGGGAGGAGCAAATTAGCAGCTGCTGCTTATTTGCGTATTCTATTGTAGTAGTAGCTGCAGCGATTTCAAATTTCAAACCAGCAGTCGTTACTACTAATATCTTATTTGATTTCCTCGTCATCCTTCTTCGTCAGATGGACGAAGTTTCCACGCCTCGAGCATCCGCTACCCCAATTTCTCCCCTCTCACAATGTTGACATGGGACCCGCTCGAGTGCCCCCCGTGACAGACAGAACAACTTTTGGGGTCCGTAGATTTGCTGAACCGTCATGATAAGACCTGTCTCGCCCCAGGCCAGGGTCCGTAGATTTGCTGCATCTGGGGTATGAGTAATGGCCATGGGACCCTGCACGCGCTCCATTGGATAGGTGAGAGGAGGAGTATCCCTGTTTTGTCAGGTCAGCGAATCCCCCGGTCGGAGATTTGCGGCCATGGCAGGCTGTTGCGCTCTTGTTGGGATGTGCGTGGACCGTGCAGGGGGGGAGGGATACGGATTACCTGCAGTTTCAATTCAAAATGGCTTCTCCTTGATTTCTACTTCTCttttctattttctttatttCGACTCATTTACTTATTAGCTCGAGACATTAATGATCATTTACCTTTGCTCGTTATCGAAACCTCTATTTATGTTTTTTACGTTGTTTGAGACTAGCTCAAAACAccatatttctttaattttatgaatcattaattGGCTTGATTTTATCGGACATACCTCCAACATGAATTTTATATGGGAACGACCCCTAAAGTTCATGATAGGTTATGATGTTGATCTCAAGTTTACTCCAAACCTAATCATATCtgtaatcaaaataataaataattgacAAAAACCCtattattttctttaataaatATAGAGTTAGAAAACTCGTAAATAAAtaaattcaataaaaaatatttatgtaaattCTATCAATCGATTCAAGAACCTGTATGTGGAATTCAAGAAACAtacattttttatgtttaaacggGTCGGATGAGCTCGTAAGACAAAAAAATCCGACCCGCATTAGATATGGGAAAACAGTACTCCTCCGGTTCGGAAAAGGGCCGGTCGAGCACATCGTTTTGGGTGTTTGCCCTCCTCTCAGCGGCGAAAGGGAACCTGTAAACCTTAGCAGCACTTGGGTGGAAAAGGCCTTGAATCCCCAGTCGTCTTCTTCTCTACTACCTCATAAAACGAGCGAGTACGTCTTCCTCGTGACATGTGTTCGTTTCCTTCGGATGGAATCACTGATTTCTAATGCCTGTTCTTTTGCCTTTAAGTTCATGCATTTTTCGTGATGTGTTGGCGACAGATCGCACGATCACATGTGCTTCTTGCTTTGTCGAGAAGTTCCGGTACGAGAGTTGGTAGTTAATTACTTAATGCGGTCGATTTCTTGAACGCTTGGTTAAGCGCGTCTGTGACACTGCTTTTCCATGCCTTCTACCTGTTTGACGAAATGATGTCCCCCATTTCCTTGCTTAGAGCTTATGCTGAATGAGTTATAGTTTGTTTAGAAGCAACTATCGTGGAGTTAGCAGGGTATTGATTGGGGTGGTTGGTTGAtttctttcactttttttttgCTATCTCGGTGATATGCTCAATCATGTCTTATAGTTGTTTGATGTACTGACTTGCatgtttattttaataattatacttatcaatcattatatatatatatatatatatatatatatatattcagaagTGCCTTGCTTTGCTTGGGCAAGCACCTAGCTTCACTCGGGTGAGTGCCTAGTTTCTCTCGAACGAACACCTAGTGCCTCGAGCATATTTTGGAACCTTGGCACTAAATGAGTGTTTTGGCACCTTGGTGCCTTTTAGCGCCTAATGCAGTACACTGTTTTCAAATCCATAGATGGATATCTTTTTTTTCAGATTCTTCATATAAAGTACAACTTACATCCCAATTATAGCTTTTTGCATTTGATTTTTTCAGGGATAAAGAAGATTGAAAGGGAGAGCCGGTGGAGGTTGAGAGAGTTTGGAGATGGAGGAGTGTGCTTCTGGTGTTGCTTCTAGTTTAATGATCAACAGGATTTTCATTGGTGGCCTGAGTACAAGTGTGACAGCTGCTGACTTGGAGAAGACATTCTTGTCGCTAGGCAGAGTGCATAATATGGAGTTTGTGCGCTCAAATGGACGGAGCTTTGCTTTCGTGGACTTCGAGCCTAACTCTGACAAAGCTTTGGCGAAGCTGTTTGCAGTTGTTAGTTACCTTCTGATAAttcgtattcttcctttcttattAGTTCAATTCGATATTGGAACTCCCAAATTGTTGGCCTaaaggtttttttttcttcttgatgttaaTTCATTGTGCCTATAATAACTTAGACATTTATGGTTGATTGCTAACTCATCAAGGGCGTATGTTCTGCTTGTTTGTCTATTCTTGAAGTGTTTTGTTTGATAGACATGCATAGAGAACTTTATGGTGAACCCTTGATTACCATTTTACTAACATTTAGCGTGGAAAACATCTGATGTAATACCATATAATGGTTAAAAGTAAGTTAATTTTTGGATGGGCTTCGATAAAGAGAATAAAGTATTTGCACTGTAGTTATTTACTTATGGGGTCTTTGGAAATTGATGGACATGCAAATTGGATTTATAATTTTCTACCTTAAATTTGATGATAATATACATTTAGACACTCCTATAGATTAAGATgcaggttatgtgtttttgtatttaaacaaattatttttaatttgatcCTCTGGTATGATGGGATGTTGCAAGAGAACTGTCATGTATGAGACACTCAAGTTTGACATCCTGCTCTGGCTAGAAAAAGATGATAAGTAATCCAAAATCTAAATTGAAACCTAAGtcttgatttgaggagtgtcccACTCGATTCTCTGAGTGTTTAAGATAAAAGAATGAAAGGAAGGAAATTATAATTGCCTTGAATCATATCTTACACAGGACTTAACAAGAAAATTACTCTGTTTTGACTGGAGAACATTGATAAGATATTCTATTGATCCATTAGCAGTAGATGAGTGGACTACCACAGACAATTACATGTTCGGATGGCTAATGCTTTTAAACTGTGTTGTCTCCAGTACAATGGATGCACTTGGAAAGGAGGGAAACTGCGACTTGAAAAGGCTAAAGAACATTATCTGGTTCGCTTGAAGAGGGAGTGGGCTGAAGATGTTAAAGTCAATGGACCACCTGATCTTGATGTTGTGAAAAGTTTAGATCATTCAGACAAGTCAGGATGCTTAAGTCAGGAGAATGCTAACCTTCGAATTTTTTTCCCAAAGTTGAGAAAGGTATGTTATTATGTCTTTGTATTAAGAAAATCAGAAAATCTTCACATGATCTGCAGGCTACACTGTATAAAATTCAACAATTTATTTGGTTATTTTGTTAAGTGAATCTCCATCAGAAAAATTGGACATGTGCatttattttgttattattaaatataacttAGCTCTAGTAATATTGGTTTCTTCATCCCATTTGAAGAATTTGCTGTTTTAAAGTTATCTTTTAGTTAGAAAGAGGAAACTTCATCCAGGAATGGTAGCGGAGTACTGTTCTTGCAAATGGCCTCTCTACTTGCATGCTAGTTATCACCATAACTCCCTGCACCTGGCTGTACAATTAATAACATATGTTAAGTTTCATTGGAAGGATAGTACTCAGTAGATGTATTTTGTATCATTTTAATTTTCTCATAGACATATACGTATAAAAGGTAAAGATGTACTTCTCATATAATATGGCTACTTATTTGCACAATTGTGAATTTAGCTTGCAAATTTTCTTAactaaaatgatttttttaatttttatcatcatatatatttatcAGATCCTCTATGATTGTGCGTATTGTCACAGATTTAGTTGGAATTGTCTAAGTCGTAAGGCACTctagcggcaaagacgcgaacttagcttgcgttgcctatgtcgtgaggcacccttgtggcaaagatgcgaacttagcttgcgttgcctaagtcgcgctttgcccttgcgatttgcgtccgcaaagatcagtccacttgcaacctcttgtaGGTcttgaaggacctgtaaaagataaagttgattagttcgaagaacaagcgacggacaagtcccgacgtctcgcgaaaatggaaagctttacaagcaattcagcgagcaccttgcgtgcacaagagaaaagagggagaggaggaaaacaaggattttagagggttgaacgaatagttacaagtccacaaacagctgctcaccgggtgccgagcgcgacaacaagttcttgTCAAGgtaacgtacgaacttgcgaaaaattgttcaacgctcgacactataccgaagccccaaccagccctgtgccacccaggtggtttcagggtgctgagatggctgacgtttcgcgtgcagtagcgggctgcagaaatcagcccgtggcacgtaaaaacggagctgttttggggctgttttgcttggttcggtgagcggtcgcactgtagtGCTGTAATTTgtttgaacttatatttttacaagcaaaaggacttaaaaccaagccaaaacatgctgccaagcagctgtacatgtagattagagcgacgaacggttggttgaacggagttgttgcgggtgcacgatgaccgttcgtgacagtatgGTAAAACGTGAAACCTTAGTTTTGCACCTTAAATCTGTATGATTATACTGTTAATTATGGTGTTTATGGACTTAAACATTCATGTGGTTCTCAATCAATGTAAATCTGCAATTTCTAAAAATGTTTGTACATCCTTATATATTGGTGAGCCATAATTATAAATTGAAAATTACTTCATTGTCTGTTATCTACTATCTGGTCACAAAAATTAGGTAATCTACTATCTGCGAGGGAATCTTGCTTTGAAACATGAAGAAACTTATTATTACGTAGGAGACAACATTGCAACATGAAATATTATGTTGTTTTGAGTACACAACATTTTAATGGTCAGAATTATTAGTCGCCTTATTCATTTGAATTTGTTAACCCTGATAAACATTATATTGATATTACAAGCTGTGGTTATTTGATACAACTTACAAGATTGGGCTTAGGTCTTGGTAATTTGTAAGTAATGTTTTAGACTAATAAATACAATTAGCTACCAGCAAAATAATGAGAGTGAATGGCAGAACAAGAGGGCACTATAGAAAATGAGGTAAGCAGTTATATACTTCCAAGTTTTTATGTCTGATTTGAATATTTTGGTTGTCTTTAGAGAGGAACAACTAATGGACTTTGTTAGTCATATCTGTCCAACCGAAATTTTCATATATTAAAAATTCTAAGGATCCCTTAGTCCCAAAATTTCATGAGAAAAGTTGACCAACTTTACTGAAAAGAGGAAAATAGGAATGCACATTGTATAACTCAATTTTATTCCTATCACCACTCAAATTAACCCTAACCTTACAATGGATATCGTGGCATTGGCATTGTGTTTTAGACTTTGCCATGCACAATTAAATGATGGATCTTCAAGGCTTGGTGACATAGACTAATATTAAATGTTGGATGGGCACTTTTGATTCCTGGCGATATTGCATGATGAATTGCTAAGGTCAGTGTTGGAATTTGTCTCGCATGTATGTCTTGTATAGTCATTTGGAGCTAAAACAAATCCTTCTTTTTGTCTTGTGTTTAAATATTCTTCCTCGAGTTGTTAATGCCACTTTGTCACCTTCTTTCTCCTTATTTATCTGAAAGGTAGAACTGATCTATATAGGTAAAGACACTGTCGTATAAAGGAACAGGGAAGCACAAGTACAGTTTTCAACGTGTTGTAGTGCCTTCCCTACCAATTCATTTTTGTGACTGTGAGGAACATTGTGGGCCATCTGAAACAGCCAATGAAACATATATCTCTGCTCTGAATTCTGCAGCATATGAGAAAGAACGAAGTATTATGACAGGTGTAATGAACAAACTtcttgagaaggaagagaatgaaGTCCCTGCATCTGGGGTGAAAAGCATTGCCGCACAAGCCATTATTGTAAATACCTCTGATGATGACATTAAGCCAAAACAAACTGAAGAAGCTCAGGAAACAGATGCAGACTTTGTTACCAACATTGGGGTGGGAGAAAGTGATGACATGTTGATGCAGTTATTAGGCAAGAAGGCACAATCTGTGGATCAGGTACCTGAGTTATGTAGATGGTTGACCTCATAGAAACTAGACACAAATCTTTGTCATGATATATTCCATCAGAAATTCTGTTTTGTTTGACATACAGGTTCCAGTCGTCTTGCATAATCTATTCAAGAGGATACAGCTGATAACAAAATACTTCCTTTCTCTATGCTCTGTAGGTTCAGGAGTTGAGAACTGGTATACCCCAACCTTTTACAGAAGGGCTTTCTCAAAAGAAAGCATGCTCTCTAAAGAAGCAGAAGATCACAACTACTGTTACTTCTGAAGTCACATCAAGTCAGGCAACCTCTCCAACAGTGGTGGGGACTGAAGATGAATTTGCTTCCATATTAACCAGAAGTGAAGATTTAAAGGATGATAAAGTAAACAAGATTTTAGCGGAAGATTCAGCTGGCAAAAATCAAGCTCAAAATGCCACAACTACTGTTATATCAGCAACAAGCAACACCTGGATACAGAAATCCTCATGGAGAGATCTTGTTGGGGAGTCAGACAGCAGCACATTCAGCATATCACATGTATTGCCTCGCATCAGTTCAATAGCACCAACGGCATCGAATGCTAAGGATTCTGTCACCAAGCCTTTTGCTgcaccaaagaagaggaagagggaaccTGATGGAGAGGGTTCAACAGATGTTAAGGTGAAACAAAATACCAGACTTGAGAAGATTATATCACATAGTCTTCCTGGGGTGCCAGGGAACATAGACAGAAGGAAAGCAACTACTACAGATACCACCGATGGAGAGCATCAGAACAATCTGCAGCAGGGAAGAAGTATCCCAAAAATTAACATCGGGGAAGTTTGCACCTTCATGCGCAGTGCCGAGTCCGAAAAGGAGTGGTTGAAGGCAAAAGCAACTCTAAGTGGGTACCTGAAGAAGAAAGGTGGAGACACCAACGCATCTAAGGAACCCAAACTCAAGCCATCCAGGAGATGATCTAATGTGCACTTGAGTGATGAGAAACAGCAATGATATTTTAGTATCTTTTCCTGTTTCCTATCAAAATCTCATGTTGTATAACTTCTTACTGcagttttaatgaactttttgttTATCAGTACCTGTGATTGATTCAAAATTATGGGTCGATTTGCTCTTTACGGCTACTCTATTTTGAGCTTGTACTTCCGCCGTGTTGGTGGTGCTTAATTTTTTCCTGTTGTAGACGTTCATTCACCCTAGATAGAAGGATCAAATTTAATTATCCTTTCAATTCTTGTGATCGTATTGAGATGATAAAGTTTGAGATAAATTTGTaaagttgataagaaagaaagatattttcactcgtgataatataatataatttcgaTAGAGGAAAAatcgagaaaaaaatatttaagatgtgCTCTGCAGTGGTTTATGAGGATTTTATCAGAATctgtaaataaaaatataactgCGGATATAATTTTGCATAGAATCCCATTTTTTGGGACATTACGATCTGTTGTGCTTCTCATTGATTGAAAACTCTTGCTAAAATCATCTTATATTGCATTTTCTTATGCTCAGATTATAGTTTAAACTTTAAGCAGCATAATAAATTAGGAGACGTGCAGTTGATGCGACATTACTGTTTTGGAAAATCAACATGAGATGTGGTTGGATCGAAGCTTTCGTCGTCTCTCTTCACCCTTACAAGAGAAATCCTATGGTGGCCCTTCCTTTGGCTTCCTCTCATAGAAGATGGTTCCAGACTTTTCTCGGCGTATCGCTCGAGTTTCACCTTCCGCAGCTTCACCATCTCAATTCCTATCCCTCACATATTACTGAGGATTTGTGCCTGAGTCTGCTCTCCTTGTGCTCCAAACCAAAGTCAGCAAGGCAGGGAATCTGCGTTCACAGCCCTATCATCAAGCTATGTTTCCATGATCACCTGTCGCTGAACAACCACCTCCTCTGTCTCTACTCAAAATTTTGTGGTGTCGGCACTGCGCGGAAGCTGTTCGATGAATTGACTAGCAGAGACGTCGTAACATGGAGCACCATCATCTCGGCGTTTAGTCGGGTCAAGAACCATGAGGAAGCACTTGGATTGTTCAAGTGCATGTTGACTCGCTCTCCTCTTACCGGTCCTAATGAGTTCATTTACTCCAGCGCCATCTGCTGCGCCGCCTCGCTCAGGTTACTGGACCTTGGAGCTCAAATTCATGCCCACGTTCAAAAGCGTGGATTTGAGACCAATGCTGTCGTTGGAAGCGCTCTGCTTGACGTCTACTCAAAATGCGGCAGGTTCCAAGAAGCATCTGAGATCTTTGCTTCGATGGACTACAGGGACGTCGTCTCGTGGACCACCATGATCTCGGCTCTCATCGAAGCGAAGAACTGGGTGGGAGCATTGCGGCTGTATTTGCTCATGATCGAAGGCGGAACTTCTCCTACCGAGTACACCTTCGCCAAGCTTCTCAGGGCTTGTGGGTGCTTCTTCGGCCTTCGCGTTGGTATGATGCTTCACGCTCACCTGGTCCTGTGGGGAATGGAGCTCAATCTGGTGCTGAAGACGGCGCTCGTCGACATGTATTCGAAATGCCACCGGATGAGGGATGCACTTAAAGTGTTTCTCCAGACGGCAGACTCAGATGTAATGCTGTGGACGACGATGATCTCTGGACACTCCCAAGCAGAACGCTACCTGGAGGCAATCACTATGTTCCATGACATGAAGGATGCAGGGGTGACGCCGAATTCCTTCACCTACTCCGGAGTCCTCAGTGCCTGTTCATCTGCTCCTGAGCCAGAACTGGGAAGGCAGATTCACTGTCGGGTGATCAAGGCAGGATTGGAAGATGATGTATCAGTTGCCAACGCACTGGTAGACTTGTACGCCAAACACTCCCGGGATCTAGATGACACAGTGCGCGCCTTCGCAGCCATTGTATCTCCCAACATCGTCTCGTGGACAGCTTTCATGGCCGGGCTTGCTCGACACGGACTCGAGCAGAAGGTGCTCCTGGCTTTGGTGGAAATGCGACTTACCGGAGTGGAACCGAATTCTTTCTCCCTGTCGACTGTTCTCAGCAGCTGCAACTCCGTAGAAGCTCTGGCTCATGCCCGAAAGCTCCACTCTTACATGATTAAGACCAAGGTGGACGCGTCGGATTTGTCTGCCGGGAACTCGCTGGTGGATGTCTACGCTAGATTTGGGAGGGTGGACGACGCGTGGGCCGTCGCGCACACGATGATGGCTCGCAGGGACGTGCTCACGTACACGACCTTGGCCAAGGGGTTGAATCAGGTTGGCCTTCACCGGAGGGCACTGGACATGATCGCGTACATGCACGAGGAAGACTTGAGTATCGATGGTTTCAGCCTCGCCTGCTTCCTATCCGCTACTGCGGGCTTGGCGGCAATGCAATCCGGTAAGCAGCTGCATGGCTTCTCGGTGAAGTCCGGCCTCCTGAGCTGGATCTCGGTCTCGAATGGCCTCGTCGACATGTACGGCAAATGCGGAAGCGTAGAGGAGGCTCGCAGGGTCTTCGCGGCAATCGAAGAGCCAAACGTGGTGTCATGGAACGGATTAATATCCGGCCTGGCGTCGAACAGCCGTTTCGTGGAAGCGCTGTCCGCTTTCGAGGACATGAGACTGGCAAGAGCTCAGCCCGACGGTATCACCTTCTTGCTGGTGCTGTACGCCTGCAGCCATGGCGGACTACCCGACGCCGGCGTCGAGTACTTCAACTCCATGCAGGAATTGCATGGCGTGGCACCGCAGCAAGATCACTATGTTTGCTTGGTCGACATGCTGGGGCGGGCGGGCAGGTTGGAGGAGGCGGCTTGCACCATCGAAACGATGCCGTTCCAGCCTGACGCGCTGGTGTACAAGACGTTGCTGGCTTCTTGCAAGCAGCGCAGCAACATGGTGCTTGGAGAGTGCATGGCGAGGAAGGCGCTGGAGATCGACCCATCGGATCCGGCGATCTACGTGCTGCTCGCGGGCATCTACGACGATGCAGGGAACGTGGAGTGGGCCGAGCAGACTCGCCGGATGATGAGGGAGAGGGCAAAGAGGAAGAGCCTGGGCCAGAGCTGGCTGTGACTGACAGAGATGATTGAGGAAGAAGTACATGTTCAGAACTGCACCGATCGAACAGTGCAAACACAGTGCAGAATCAGCAGCTGTGTTTGCCCGAGCTGCATCATTGATTAATGGAATCCATGAAGCAGAATAACATTGGCATTTTGGAAAACCAAGGCTACTCCTCTAACCAGACGCAAGTTAGCATAATTTACAATCAGAGTGGCTCAGAACGATGACTGAAGGTGTCATATCAAGTCTTATGATGGAACAGAGTCATGTCAAAAGGGAACAAGGACTACTCCATGCAAGGTGTATTATCTGTCTGAAAATGTTCCAGGAGATGATAGCAAATAAGGTGGAGCAAAAATATGCACAAGTTTTCACCACTTAAGAATGCAAGGGTACAGCTTACCTCAGTTTTAATTCATTCTTCACAGGAATTTACATCAACTCAATCCAAACCAATCCCACCGCCTACAATAACTAGGAAATGAATGAAAAGAACATTCATGCAAATTCTTCTTGTCAACAAGTACAGAATGTGGACAACAAAAGCTGTCTCAACATTAGGAAAGTATTTCCTGCTCAACTTCAAGCCTAATCCTCTTACAATCTTTGACAGATTTAGAATCGCTTTCTGAATCATTTTCTTTATGCTTCAGAGAGTTTGGTGGAGAGCAGTCAATGCCCACTTCGGATTGATCTGGGGCGGGGCTATGCTGTTCTAAAGGCACCTCCGAGATTGACCTTTGTGTGCAGGATGTGGGATTCCTTGCTTTTTGCTGCTGCTCCAGAATCTTTTGCAAGTACTTTGCATTTTCCTCTATGCGCAACTGAAGTGCTCTTTGCACCTGGAGAAGAATATTGGGGTTTGGACAGAGAAATATAGAGCTGCATAAAGTAAGTAGAATGTCTCTGACAAGTAGTCTGCTAGCTCTTCATATTTTTGAGGATATCCCAATGTCCTAAAGTTTTTATCAGAAAGACAAAAGGTCCTTATGCTTTTCCACTCAGATCTACCAATTCTAGTAAAGTAGCCATCAAACAAAGTTCAGGATCATCTGTCTGGCAGTTCCttccacaacaacaacaagctATAGTGTGCAAATTATTAGAGATCATTTGCGTGAATCTTTTCTTGTCATTGACCTCTTTAAAGCA
This DNA window, taken from Musa acuminata AAA Group cultivar baxijiao chromosome BXJ3-7, Cavendish_Baxijiao_AAA, whole genome shotgun sequence, encodes the following:
- the LOC135642122 gene encoding protein REPRESSOR OF SILENCING 3-like, whose amino-acid sequence is MEECASGVASSLMINRIFIGGLSTSVTAADLEKTFLSLGRVHNMEFVRSNGRSFAFVDFEPNSDKALAKLFAVYNGCTWKGGKLRLEKAKEHYLVRLKREWAEDVKVNGPPDLDVVKSLDHSDKSGCLSQENANLRIFFPKLRKVKTLSYKGTGKHKYSFQRVVVPSLPIHFCDCEEHCGPSETANETYISALNSAAYEKERSIMTGVMNKLLEKEENEVPASGVKSIAAQAIIVNTSDDDIKPKQTEEAQETDADFVTNIGVGESDDMLMQLLGKKAQSVDQVQELRTGIPQPFTEGLSQKKACSLKKQKITTTVTSEVTSSQATSPTVVGTEDEFASILTRSEDLKDDKVNKILAEDSAGKNQAQNATTTVISATSNTWIQKSSWRDLVGESDSSTFSISHVLPRISSIAPTASNAKDSVTKPFAAPKKRKREPDGEGSTDVKVKQNTRLEKIISHSLPGVPGNIDRRKATTTDTTDGEHQNNLQQGRSIPKINIGEVCTFMRSAESEKEWLKAKATLSGYLKKKGGDTNASKEPKLKPSRR
- the LOC103991758 gene encoding pentatricopeptide repeat-containing protein At5g52850, chloroplastic, with protein sequence MRCGWIEAFVVSLHPYKRNPMVALPLASSHRRWFQTFLGVSLEFHLPQLHHLNSYPSHITEDLCLSLLSLCSKPKSARQGICVHSPIIKLCFHDHLSLNNHLLCLYSKFCGVGTARKLFDELTSRDVVTWSTIISAFSRVKNHEEALGLFKCMLTRSPLTGPNEFIYSSAICCAASLRLLDLGAQIHAHVQKRGFETNAVVGSALLDVYSKCGRFQEASEIFASMDYRDVVSWTTMISALIEAKNWVGALRLYLLMIEGGTSPTEYTFAKLLRACGCFFGLRVGMMLHAHLVLWGMELNLVLKTALVDMYSKCHRMRDALKVFLQTADSDVMLWTTMISGHSQAERYLEAITMFHDMKDAGVTPNSFTYSGVLSACSSAPEPELGRQIHCRVIKAGLEDDVSVANALVDLYAKHSRDLDDTVRAFAAIVSPNIVSWTAFMAGLARHGLEQKVLLALVEMRLTGVEPNSFSLSTVLSSCNSVEALAHARKLHSYMIKTKVDASDLSAGNSLVDVYARFGRVDDAWAVAHTMMARRDVLTYTTLAKGLNQVGLHRRALDMIAYMHEEDLSIDGFSLACFLSATAGLAAMQSGKQLHGFSVKSGLLSWISVSNGLVDMYGKCGSVEEARRVFAAIEEPNVVSWNGLISGLASNSRFVEALSAFEDMRLARAQPDGITFLLVLYACSHGGLPDAGVEYFNSMQELHGVAPQQDHYVCLVDMLGRAGRLEEAACTIETMPFQPDALVYKTLLASCKQRSNMVLGECMARKALEIDPSDPAIYVLLAGIYDDAGNVEWAEQTRRMMRERAKRKSLGQSWL